The Treponema succinifaciens DSM 2489 region TTTCAGCCCAAGTTTTGCCAACATCTTTTGCAACGTCGCCTTTCACCGTGAACTTTGCATATTTTCCGCTTGGAATTTGTTTTACTGCAAAGCTTTTTTCTTTTGCATCTTCAGCTGATTCATTTGAAATTTGGACTCCAACAAGAACCGTGTAATCCTGTTCTGTCGGCATTCCGTAGTCGCAGTAAAGACCCACTGCTTTTTGGTTTGTTCTGCCCGTGAACTTTGACTGCATGTTTCCAAGTTTCTGCCAAAGGCCACCAATTTTTTGCGTCATATTCGGTGAGCTGTTTGATGTTACTTCTGTAAGTCCTGCGAATGTCATTTGCGGCAATTCTACGATTTCGTATTTCATGTTTTCTCCATTGAAAAAAATTTATGCCTGAATTATAAAACGGTTAATATGACAACAGTATGTCATGTTTTGTTTTAAATTGCATTTATTTTTTTTTGCTTAAATGCTATGATGAAAATGTCTGTGAAAAAAATATTTTTCATGTCTTTATTTATTTCATTTTTCTCTTGCTTCAAGTTCAGTGCTGAAACTTTTTCATTTGCGGCTTCCGTTGGTTTTCAGTCTGGAAAAGTTCAGGAATATGTTTATGATTCTGGCGATGTTCTTAGCCGGCTTGACTGGAAAACTTATTTTATTCCTGTTGCGGATATTTCTTCTAGGCTGAATATTTTTCACATTGTTACTGATGTTGATTTTCTTTGCGCATTGCCGATAAAGTACGGAACGATTGAAGACTGGGACTGGCTTGGAGAGGATAAAACAAGAGCAACAAATTTTTCAAAACATGATCTTTCAGTTGAAAGAAAATTTGAAGTTGAAGCAAAAAGCGGATATGAATTTGTTTTTGAAAAAATAAAACTTGTTCCGCAGTTTGGCTTGCGTTATCGTAATCAAAAGTTTAAGGCGCACGACGGATATTATAAGTATGCGGATTATGAGAATGGAGAGTATTTGAGCAGTTCAATTGAAAGAAAAAAAATTAATGGAGCTGGACTTTCTTACGAGCAGCAGTTTGTACTTCCGTTTATTTCTCTTGAAGCCGAATATAAAATTTTTTCTAACTGGAATTTGATTTTAAATTGGCGTTGCTATCCTTATATTTATTGCTTTGCAGTTGACAGACATTATTTTAGAAATACAGATTTCCGCGATGCGATGTATGGCTCTGGATTTTTGTTTGGTGCGGAATTGCGTTACAAGTCTTTTTCAATTCTGGCAAATTATGAATTTCTTGAATGCAAAAACGGAATATCAGAATATAAAGAAGACGGAAAATCCGCAGTGAAGCTTTATACTGTGCCTGGAATAAAATCTTCTGTTGCTTCTGTCATGATGCGTTATAGATTTTAAAATAAAAATATGTCGCAGAAAAATCTTTTTGAGCTTGTTTACATTCTCTTGGATAAAAAATCGGTAACTGCAAAAAATCTCGCGGAACATTTTGGTGTTTCTGAAAGAACAATTTTGCGTTGGGCAGAATCTTTGGCAGAAGCGGGAGTTCCTGTTTATTCTACACAAGGAAGGTACGGCGGATTTTCGATTGCAGAAAATTATGTGCTGGATAAAACTATTTTTACTGATGAAGAAAAATGCTCTGTTGTTTCAAGTTTGAAGGCTGTTGCAAAACTTACAGGCAGTGAGCATTCTTGCAAAAATTCTGCGGAAAAAACTGCGGTGCAAAAACTCAGCAAGTTTGCTAAAAAAAATACTGACTGGCTTGAACTTGATTTTTCTCCATGGAATCCGCAGGGAAAAAATATCAACGGAATATTTAACAAACTTAAAAATGCCATAATAGAAAAACAGCAAGTTGAGTTTGATTATTTTTCACTTAACAAAAAAACTGAGCATAGAACTGTTCAGCCTTGGAAAATTGTATTCCGCGGTGTTGGCTGGTATTTTTACGGTTGGTGCAATGTGCGTTGTGCTCCAAGATATTTCAAGCTTAATAGAATCTGCAATCTAAAAGTACTGAATAAAAAAGTTTTTATGGAAGAAAAATTTGGAGCTGAGCAGAAAAATTCTTATAGTGCGGAAAAAGAAATTTCGATAATTGAAATAACTGCTCAAGTTTCAGACAACGAGCTTTATAGAATCCTTGATGAATTTGCAGTTTGCAAAGTTGAGAAGTTTTCTTCAGAAACTTCAATTGTAAAATTTAACGCGCCGGAAGTCAGCTGGCTTGTTCCATTTCTTTTGTCATTTGGCTCAGCTATAAAAATAATTTTTCCTGAAAAAATAAAAGAACAGTTTTCTCTTGAAGTAAAAAAAATGTCAGCGCGCTTAAATGAAAAATAAAAATTCAATTGAAGAAGATAAAAATATTTGTATAATAAATTTTAGTTTTTTGCGAGGAAATATTTTTATGAAAAATTTTTTGTGGATTTTGTTTTCATCTTTTGTTTTAGTTTTGTTTTTGGGATGCATGGCAACAACGACTTCAGCAGGAAATGTGGGAGCGGACAGAAATCAGCTTATGATTGTTTCAGAAGAACAGATGGAGCAGAGCGCGAATGAGTCTTATGCTCAGGTTATTGCCGAGGCAAAAAAGTCCGGCACGTTGAATGTTGATGCTACGACTGTTGCCCGCGTAAGAAATGTTGCAAAAAATTTGATTGCGCAGGTTGGAGCTTTTAGAGAAGACGCGCTTTCTTGGAACTGGCAGGTGAATGTAATCAGCGACAACACTGTAAATGCTTGGTGTATGCCTGGCGGAAAAATTGTTGTCTACACTGGAATTATCCAAAGCCTCAATTTGACAGATTCGCAGCTTGCCGCTGTAATGGGACACGAAATTGCGCACGCGCTTAGGGAACACAGTCGTGAGCAGGCTAGCAGCGAAACTTTAAAAAACGCCGGAATCGCAGTTGTTTCTTCCGTTGCAGGACTTAATGAAACTGGAAACTCTTTGCTTGGTCTTGCGGCTCAATATACTTTGACTCTTCCGTTTTCACGTTCGCACGAAACAGAAGCGGATCACATTGGAACAGAACTTATGGCACGCGCTGGGTACGACCCTAATGAAGCTGTTGCAGTTTGGGAAAAAATGTCTGCGCTCGGTGGAAGTCAGATTCCAGAAATTATGAGCACCCATCCTTCCAACACAAGCCGCATAAAAGACTTAACCGAAATCTCTAAAAAAGTTTATCCACTTTATGAGGCTGCAAAAAAATAACGTCTAAATACATTTGGACAAGGCACGCTTACACTCAATGTCTTAGCCGTTTTTATGGTTTGAATATACTCTAAATGAAAATTGACAGAACAAGTCCGGTAATGATTGTTTGTTCTAGTGATAAAAGTGTCCTCAAGTTTTGCAATCTCACCATCTATGCGGTATAGATTTAAACTATACTAAAAAGCTAAAATGAAACAAATGACACTACAGCAGCTAAAATATGCAGTTACAGTCGCCGAGTGCAGAACAATCTCTAAAGCGGCTGAAAAAGTCTTTATCTCGCAGCCGAGCCTCACAGCCGCAATCAGGCAGCTTGAAGACGAAATGAACGTGAAAATCTTCTCGCGCACAAACAAAGGAATTGAAATCACAAAAGACGGCGAAATTTTTTTATCTTACGCGAGGCAGGTTCTTGAACAGGCGGACTTGCTCGAGGAAAAATTCACAGGAAAGCGAAGTGCAAATCCGTTTTTCAGCGTTTCTTGCCAGCACTACTCGTTTGCGGTGAATGCTTTTGTTGACGTAATCAAAGAATTCGGCGGAAACAAATACAATTTCACGCTCAGGGAAACTCAGACTTTTGAAATCATCGAGGACGTTTCATTCCTGAAAAGCGAAGTCGGAATTCTCTACACAGACTCAAAAAACGAGGAGATAATCGGAAAACTCCTGAAAAAAAAACGAGCTTGAATTCTCCGAGCTTTTTACAGCAAAGCCTCACGTTTTTATAAGCGACAAAAATCCGCTGTGTAAAAAAAGCCGAATCACCGTGAAAGACCTTGCGCCGTTTCCGTATCTCGTCTTTGAGCAGGGGGAGCACAGTTCATTTTATTTTTCCGAAGAGCCTTACCCTGCAATTGAGCACGAAAAAACAATCATGGTGCGAGACCGGGCGACTCTCTTTAATCTTCTTATTGGACTTGACGGATTTACAGTGAGCTCTGGTGTAATCGACGAGGAGCTGAACGGAGATCATATCGTGGCGCGACTGTTCGAACTTGACGAGAAAATGCGGATTGGAATCATCACGAAAAAGAACGTGATTCTTTCAAGATACGCGGTAAGTTACATTGAAGCGGTGAGAAAGTATATTTAAGATGAATGCGTGATAAGGGTCAAGAAAAATGGGAAATTAACGTTTTATGAAAGTGCAAAGTTTTGCGAACGTTACTGTAACGCTTCAAGAAATTACGTGCTGACGGCAAACGTTACGGTAACGCAAGGAGAAATCAAGCAAATTCGGCGAACGTTATTTTAACGCAGGCAGAAAACAGATGTTGCCGGAG contains the following coding sequences:
- a CDS encoding GyrI-like domain-containing protein; translation: MKYEIVELPQMTFAGLTEVTSNSSPNMTQKIGGLWQKLGNMQSKFTGRTNQKAVGLYCDYGMPTEQDYTVLVGVQISNESAEDAKEKSFAVKQIPSGKYAKFTVKGDVAKDVGKTWAEIWNTPLERTFTGDFEEYQEDCDGKTGTIFIYIAIK
- a CDS encoding omptin family outer membrane protease — translated: MSLFISFFSCFKFSAETFSFAASVGFQSGKVQEYVYDSGDVLSRLDWKTYFIPVADISSRLNIFHIVTDVDFLCALPIKYGTIEDWDWLGEDKTRATNFSKHDLSVERKFEVEAKSGYEFVFEKIKLVPQFGLRYRNQKFKAHDGYYKYADYENGEYLSSSIERKKINGAGLSYEQQFVLPFISLEAEYKIFSNWNLILNWRCYPYIYCFAVDRHYFRNTDFRDAMYGSGFLFGAELRYKSFSILANYEFLECKNGISEYKEDGKSAVKLYTVPGIKSSVASVMMRYRF
- a CDS encoding helix-turn-helix transcriptional regulator, with amino-acid sequence MSQKNLFELVYILLDKKSVTAKNLAEHFGVSERTILRWAESLAEAGVPVYSTQGRYGGFSIAENYVLDKTIFTDEEKCSVVSSLKAVAKLTGSEHSCKNSAEKTAVQKLSKFAKKNTDWLELDFSPWNPQGKNINGIFNKLKNAIIEKQQVEFDYFSLNKKTEHRTVQPWKIVFRGVGWYFYGWCNVRCAPRYFKLNRICNLKVLNKKVFMEEKFGAEQKNSYSAEKEISIIEITAQVSDNELYRILDEFAVCKVEKFSSETSIVKFNAPEVSWLVPFLLSFGSAIKIIFPEKIKEQFSLEVKKMSARLNEK
- a CDS encoding M48 family metallopeptidase, with the translated sequence MKNFLWILFSSFVLVLFLGCMATTTSAGNVGADRNQLMIVSEEQMEQSANESYAQVIAEAKKSGTLNVDATTVARVRNVAKNLIAQVGAFREDALSWNWQVNVISDNTVNAWCMPGGKIVVYTGIIQSLNLTDSQLAAVMGHEIAHALREHSREQASSETLKNAGIAVVSSVAGLNETGNSLLGLAAQYTLTLPFSRSHETEADHIGTELMARAGYDPNEAVAVWEKMSALGGSQIPEIMSTHPSNTSRIKDLTEISKKVYPLYEAAKK
- a CDS encoding LysR family transcriptional regulator, which encodes MTLQQLKYAVTVAECRTISKAAEKVFISQPSLTAAIRQLEDEMNVKIFSRTNKGIEITKDGEIFLSYARQVLEQADLLEEKFTGKRSANPFFSVSCQHYSFAVNAFVDVIKEFGGNKYNFTLRETQTFEIIEDVSFLKSEVGILYTDSKNEEIIGKLLKKKRA